Genomic segment of Kibdelosporangium phytohabitans:
CCCGCCGAAGCTTTCCACGGCCTGCGCGACGATCTGCTCCGGCGCCTCGGGGTTCATCAGGTCCACCGCGACGTGCACCAGGTCCTCGCCGGCCAGTTCGTCGAGCTCCGGGCTGCTCTTGCGCGAGGCGGCCACGACGCGGGCTCCCTCGAGCAGCAGCGTGCGGGTGATGGCCAGGCCGATGCCCTTCGAGGCTCCGGTGACGACGGCCACCCGGCCGGTGAGCTTGAGGTCCATGATCTTCCCATCTGCAGTTGTTCCCACCTCGTCCGGCGGGCGACGCGAAACGTGCTCGTAACCAGAGAACACCGCGCAGGCGAATCGGTTGCACTCGTGTGGCGGCTGAATGTGTCTTTTCGCCGGACGCACTCGGATATCAGCCGTTGACAGCAACATACGGAGCGTTCAGGCGGCTGGGCGCTCCGTATGTTGCTGTGTCGGAGGCCTGGTCATCCGGATCCGGCCGAAAATGGCCACATCGATACCCGATCGGGTTCTGACCCGAAAACAACCATAGCAGCCGAGGGGAAACCGATGACACAGTTGTCACCCAATGTGAGCAGACGATTATTCATTTCGGGAACAGCGGCGGTGGCGGGCGGTGCGGCCGCCGGGATCTCGGTGCCGGACGCGTCGGCCGGCACGCCTCTGCCGGGGACGCTGTCCGACGCGGTGGTCGTGACGCCCGCCAACCAGCAGTACCCGGACCTCATCACCGGGATGAACCAGCGATGGGTGGCCAGGCCGGAGGCGATCCACCTGGTGTCGACCACCGAGCAGGTCGTCGCGGCCGTCCAGTACGCCGTCCGGGCGGGCAAGCGGGTCAGCCTCCGCAGTGGCGGGCACTGCCTGGAGGACTTCGTCTACAACCCCAGCGTCCAGGTCGTGCTGGACCTGTCGGGCATGAACCAGATCGGGTTCGACGCGGCCCGCAACGCGTTCTCGGTCGAGCCCGGCGCGACGCTGCTGGAGGTGTACGAGAAGCTGTACTCGCTGTGGGGAGTCGTGGTGCCCGGCGGGATCTGCTACTCGGTGGGGATGGGCGGACACGTCGCCGGCGGGGGCTGGGGACTGTTGTGCCGCAAGCTGGGCCTGATCGTCGACTACCTGCACGCGGTGGAGGTGGTCGTGGTCGATGCCGCCGGCACTGCTCGCGCCGTCGTGGCCACTCGTGACCCCGCCGACCCGCACCACGACCTGTGGTGGGCCCACACCGGAGGCGGTGGCGGCAACTTCGGCGTCGTCACCCGTTACTGGTTCCGGACGCCCGGTGCGACCAGCAGGCTGCCGGGCGAAGTGCTGCCCAAACCGCCCGCGTCGGTGCTGTTGAGTGCGATCTCGTGGCCGTGGGCGGCGATCACCCCGGCGGCGTTCTCGGCCCTGCTGAAGAACTACAGCGCGTACCACGTCGCCAACTCCGCCCCGGACAACCCGCGGCGCGCACTGTGCAGTTTCCTGATGGTCAACCACAAGTCCAACGGCCAGATCGGTTTGGTCACGCAGGTCGACGCGACCGTGCCCGACGCGGACCGCATGCTGGAGGAGTGGCTGACCACGATGAACAGAGGCGTCGGCGTCCGGCCGGGAGCGCTCACCACGAGCATGGGCGAGTTCTCGGCCATGCCCCAGTTCGCCGCGCCGCGGCGACTGCCGTGGCTGCAGGCCACGCGTTTCCTCGGCACGACGAACCCGACGGTCAACGACCCGACCTTGCGTGCGGACTTCAAGTCCGCGTACATGCGCGCTGTCTTCCCCGACCGTCAGATCGCGGCGCTCTACAAGCACTTCACCAGCAACGCCATCGACAACCCGCAGGCGGCGCTCGTGGCGAGTGGGTTCGGTGGTGCGGTGAGCTCGGTCGCTGCCGGCGCCACGGCGTTCCCGCACCGCGCGGCGGCGTTCAAGCTGCTCTGGCAGGTCTGGTGGAGCGACCGCGCCGACGACGCCAAAACCGTGGCGTGGACGCGGGAAAGCTACGCCGACGTCTACTCCGACACCGGGGCCGTCCCGGTGCCCAACGCCGTGACCGACGGCTGCTACGTGAACTACGCGGACACCGACCTGAGCAATCCGGCGTTCAACCGGTCCTCTGTCCCGTGGTACACGCTGTACTACAAGGAGAACTACCCACGGCTGCGGCAGGTCAAGAAGAGGTGGGACCCGCGGGACGTGTTCCGGCACGGCCAGTCGGTCCAACTGCCCTGAACGAGACGGATTCCCGCGGGCGGCGACGCTCGCGGGAATCCCGCTCAACGCTTGACGGCGAAGGTCAGCCCGTCGGCGAACGGGAGAAGGCAGAGTTCGACCCGTGCGTCGTCGCGGAACCTGAGGTTGAACGCGCGCAGGGCGGTGGTCTCGTCGTCCTGCGCCGATTCGTCGATCACCGCGCCGTGCCACAGCACGTTGTCGACCAGGATCAGCCCGCCCTGGCGCAGCAGGGTCAGCGCCAGCTCGAAGTACGCCCCGTAGTTCTCCTTGTCGGCGTCGATGAAGACGAAGTCGAAGGTGCCGGCCGCGCCCGACTCGACAAGCTGGGTCAGCGTCGCGACGGCGTCACCGAGCCGCATGTCCACTTTGTCGGCGACACCGGCACGCTCGCAGAACTCCATGGCGATCGCCGTCCACTCCGGATTGTCGTCGCAGCCGACGACCACGCCGCCCTCCGGCAGCGCCATGGCGGTCGACACCAGGCTGTACCCGGTGAAGACGCCGACCTCGATGGCACGCCTGACCCCGAGGGCCCGGACCAGGACGTTGAGGAACTGCCCCTCCTCGGGGGAGACCTGCATGAGGCGCAGGGGCAGTTCGTCGGTGCGCTTGCGCAGTTCGCGCATCAGGCCGGGTTCGTCAGGGGAGACGCTCTCGACGTAGTCCTGCAGTTGCTCGGTCATCTCGACCTGGACTCTCATCCCGGATCCTCCTGGAGTGGGCGGTGTCTGTGTCAGGCTCTGCGCAGGAGTTCGTTCCTGCTTTCCCGGACCGCGGGGAACGAGTCCAGGTCGGGCACCCGCCAGCCGTCGAGGTCGTACTCCTCCAGGCACTTGTCGGCGAATCCCCGGTAGGCGTCGAGCTGCCCGTCGGCGTCCTGGGCCATCAGCATGTCGATCCGGATGGCCTCGTGGTTGCCGGAGTAGTTGCGCTCGTACAGCTCGTGCCGCCCGCCGAACTCCGTGCCGATGGCGTCCCAGAGCAGTTTCATGACCTTGACCCGGTTCACCGCGTCGTAGCCGTTGGAGCCGCGCACGTACTTGTCCAGGTACGGCCGGATCTCCGGGTTGCGGAAGTCCTCGGCACTGGAGTTGACGTAGATGAGTCCGGCAGCGACGTCCTGCTCGATGATCTCCTTGATCCGCGGGTAGCCGATCGTCATGAACCAGCGGTAGGCCATGCCGTACTCGAGCCGGGGCAGCAGGGCACCGTTGCGCCACTCCTGCGGGTTGCGCGCGGCGGCGTCGCTCAGTGCCCAGAACATGTTCCGCCACGCGATCACCTCGCCGACCCGCGCCTGCACACCGCGGAAGTCCTTCGTGCCGGTGATCTCCACCGCCTTGAGCAACAGCCCGGCGATGAAGTCGATCTTCACGGCGAGCCGGACGCAGCCGTGGAACGTCAGCCGCTCGAGGAACCCGGACTTGGCGGCGAAGTCGTTGACCTGCTCGGGATCGCCGTAGAGGAAGACGTTCTCCCACGGGATCAGGACCTTGTCCAGCACGAAGATCGTGTCGTTCTCGTCGAGCCTGCTCGACAGCGGGTAGTCGAAGGGGCTGCCCATGACCGCCGCGGTGGCCGCGTAGGACGGGCGGCAGATCAGCTTCAAGCCCGGCGACGACATCGGCACGGTGGCCACCAGCGCGAACTTCCGTTCCTTCAAGGGAAGCCCGTAGTGCGAGATGAAGTTGAAGTTGGTGATCGCCGACCCGGTCGCCACCACCTTCGCCCCGCTGACCACCAAGCCCGCGTCGGTCTCCTTCTCCACGTGCACGAAGACGTCCTTGACCTCTTCGGCGGGCCGGTGGCGGTCCACCGGCGGGTGGATGATCGCGTGGTTCCAGTACAGCACCTTCTCCTGTGACTCCCGGTACCAGCGCTTGGCGTTGTCCTGGAACGGCGTGTAGTAGTCGGAGTTCGCGCCGAGCGTGCCGAGGAAGGCGGCCTTGTAGTCCGGGCTGCGGCCCATGAACCCGTAGGTCATCCGGGCCCACTCGGCGATCGCCTCGCGGTCGCCGACCAGATCCTCGACGGTGTGCGGAGTGCGGAAGAACTTGTGGGTGTAGCCGTCGTTGCCCGTGTCGGTCGGCGCGGTCAGCACGTCGTGCTTGTCCGGATCGTGCAGTGCGTTGTAGAGCCGTGCGGTCATCAGCGCGGAGTTGCGGAACGCGGGGTGCTTGGTGACGTCCTTGACCCGCTCGCCGTAGATGTACACCGCTCGCCCGTCACGCAGGCTCTCCAGGTACTCGTCGCCGGTCATCGGACGGGTCACCGCGGCGGGATCCGCCGGGAGTGCGGGCGTGTGCTGGTGCAGCGACATGGTCAGTCCTTGTCGGTAGGGGGCGGGGTGCCCGCCTGCAGCAGGTCGTAGAGCTGCCACGGGCCGGCGGCCGGGTCGTCGAACGAGCCCGCCCACGCGTTGGGGTCCGGTTCGCCGTGCAGGTCACGGAACGCGCCGCGGTGGAACACGAGCGGCTCGCCGTCGTGGTGGTCGAAATGCCGCACCTCGCCCACGTACAGCAGGTGATCACCGCCCTCGTAGACCGCCCACGGCGAGCAGGCGAGAAAACCGAGGCACCCGCGCAGTCTCGGCGCGAGAGCGAACTCCTCCCATTCCACCGGCACGTCCGCACCGGCGCTCGCCCCGGCGAAATGCAGGCCGAGATCACGTTGCCGCGCGGCGAGGATGTTCACGCCGAACGCCGAATCCTCCAGCCGCGCACACAGTTGGCTCCGCCGGTTCAGCGACACCATGACCAGTGCCGGGTCGAGCGAGACCGAGACGAAGGCGTTGACGGTGGCACCATGCGCGTCGCCCGGGGTGCCGACGGTGACAACGGTGACGCCGGTGGCGAAGTGCCCCAGGCAGTCCCGCAACCCGACCGCCCGTCGGCGGTGGTCCGCCGCCTCGGGCGGGGACCGTCCTGTCCGGCTGTCGTCCTTGGCACGGAGCACGGGCGTTCCCCTTGTCAGTCCACGGCGAGCATCGGCACGCCGCTGGTCTCTTCGTCCGGCGAGGAGACTCACCGTCGCACGGGCGTCTAAAGGACCGAGCTAGCACGCAGGGCAGCAAGAAGCGGAGCGCAGCGGCGAATCAGGGCCCGTAGCGTCGGCGGCACCCGAAACCCGTGACACACTGGGGGAATGTGATGGCCGACCCGGTTGAGGCGATCCGCACTCGGCAGCCGGCCGCGCCGCTTCGGATGGACGCGAAGCAGAAGCGGATCCTGACCGTGCTGCTCGGCGCGCAGTTCATGCTGGCGGCGGACTTCTCGATCTTCACGGTGGCGTTGCCCGTGATCGGTGACAACCTGGGGCTCGGTCTCAGCGACCTGCAGTGGATCACCACCGGGTTCGCGCTGCCCGCCGCGGGCCTGACCCTGCTGTTCGGGCGAGCCGCCGACCTGGTCGGCAGGCGCAGGCTGTTCCTGGCAGGGATAGCCCTGCTCGCGATCGCGTCACTGGTGGGCAGCTTCGCGACGGGCCCCGGTGTGCTGATCGCGGCCCGTGTCGCACAGGGTGTGGCGACCGCGATCACGGTTCCGTCCGCGATGTCCCTGCTGACAACGTCCTTTCCGGAGGGCCCGTTGCGGCGGCGCGCACTGGGGATCAACGGAGCGCTGCTGGGCGGCGGCTTCACCGCGGGCGCGCTGCTGGGCGGACTGCTCACGGGCCTGTTGAGCTGGCGCTGGTCGTTCCTGATCAACGTCCCGGTCGCGGCGCTGCTTTTCGCGGGTGCGCTGCTGTTCATCCGCGACGCGAGCGAGCGTTCGACCGTGAAGCTGGACGTTCCGGGCGCGGTCACCGTCACCGCCGGGCTGCTGGCGCTGGCCTATGGCATCACCACGGCGGGGCACGCGGGATGGGGTGACGCCTGGGTCCTGGTGCTTCTCGGGACCGCGGTGGTGCTGCTGGTGGCTTTCTGGTTCGTCGAACAGCGCAGCCCGAATCCGCTGGTGCCGGTGTGGGTGCTCAAGCGGCGGACCGTCGCGCTGGCGAACTTCGGCGGTGTGGTGACCATCGCGATGGCGACCGGCATCTCCATCCTGATGACGCTGTACATGCAGGAAGTTCTGGGTTACTCGGCCGTCGTGACGGGACTCGCCCTCGGCGGCCCCGGACTGCTGGTGATCCTGGGCGGAGTGCTCGCGCCGCGTTCGATCGGCCGGTTCGGCAGCCCGAGGACGCTGGCTCTGTCGTTGCTGTTGCAGGCCGTGGCGTTCGGCGCGCTGTTGCTGCTCGGCACGGATCGCGTCGGCGTCGTGCTGATGGTGGTCGCGCTCGCCGTGGGGTTCCTCGGACACGCGTTCAGCCTGGTGTCCTACATGGTCACCGCCACGTCGGGACTCGCGGACCACGACCAGGGTCTCGCGACGGGGCTGACCACGATGAGCATGCAGATCGGCATCACACTGGGAATTCCGGTGCTCAGCGCGGTGGCCACCGCGCGTACCGGTGCGCTCGCGGGCACCACGGGCGAACGGGAAGCTGTCTTGGGCGGCCTGCACGCCGGAACTCTCGTCAACGCCGCCGTTCTCGTGGTCAGCGCTGTCGCGGTGTGGGCATTCCTGCGGCACAGCAACACGACGACTGAGCGCAAGTAAACCCCACTGACGCTCGCATACCGGGGCGTCACAGCAGAAAGAGACAGCACATGGTGGTCAATCCCGGCGAGGTCTACTACAACCCCAGGTGCCGCGAGAAGGTTGTCATCCGCACACCCGCGGCGCACACCAACGGTGAGCGCATCATCATGGACGTCTACGTCGATCCCGGCGGGTTCGTGGCCGGTTACCACAGCCATCCGTTCAGCGAGGAGCGGTTCACCCTCGTACGCGGCAGGCTGCGGGTGCACATCGCCGGTGAGGACGTCATCCTCAAGGAGACCGGGCAGTCGGTGCTCATCCCGCCGGGCAAGGTGCACCGCTGGTACAGCGACAGCGCGGACGACGAGACGTTCATGCTCTGCGAGCTGCGCAACAAGGCCGACCGGTTCGAGAAACTGGTGCTGCGCCAGCTGTTCGGCCTCGCCCAGGACGGGAAGACCAACGACGTGGGCGTACCGGGCCTCCTGCAGCGAGCCGTGACTCTGCCGGAGTTCGCCGACGTGGTCCGGTACGCCAGCCCGCCGTGGCCGGTGCAACGCGTGCTGTACGGCGCCCTCGCGCCGATCGCGCGGATGCTGGGCTACCAGAGCTGCAACCCGGAGTACATGGAACGCGCGCCGGAGGAGACCGCGGAACTGGAGGAACTCCCACCCGAGGTCGCCGCGCACCACCTGATCAACTGACCCTGACGTCCGCCGGGAAGGCGGACCTCAGGCGGAACCGGCGTCTCCGGTCACGGGCCGCATGACCACGAGCCTGGATCCACCGGTCGCCGGCAGGTCGCGCAGGGCCTCGCGCACCCGCTGGCACAGAACCGCGGCCCGCACGTCCCGGGGGAGCGCACGCGCCGCGAGCGGCGGTTCGGCGCACGACAGAGCCTCGTCCACGCGCAGGGCCAAGGCCCGGTGCGCCGCGCTCACCTGGGCGTTCGGGAACCGGGAACGCAGCCGGAACAGCAGGGCGGCGGTGTCGTCGCCGCCGAGCAGAACCGCGCACACGCCTCGGTCGGCCGCGGCGACGAGCACGGTCCCCATCGAGCACTGGGTGACGTGGTAGTGGATGCGCGTGCCGTCGCCGCCGGAACGGAAGCTCGTGGGCGTCATGCCCAGTATTTCCGGTGAG
This window contains:
- a CDS encoding cupin domain-containing protein is translated as MVVNPGEVYYNPRCREKVVIRTPAAHTNGERIIMDVYVDPGGFVAGYHSHPFSEERFTLVRGRLRVHIAGEDVILKETGQSVLIPPGKVHRWYSDSADDETFMLCELRNKADRFEKLVLRQLFGLAQDGKTNDVGVPGLLQRAVTLPEFADVVRYASPPWPVQRVLYGALAPIARMLGYQSCNPEYMERAPEETAELEELPPEVAAHHLIN
- a CDS encoding class I SAM-dependent methyltransferase, translating into MRVQVEMTEQLQDYVESVSPDEPGLMRELRKRTDELPLRLMQVSPEEGQFLNVLVRALGVRRAIEVGVFTGYSLVSTAMALPEGGVVVGCDDNPEWTAIAMEFCERAGVADKVDMRLGDAVATLTQLVESGAAGTFDFVFIDADKENYGAYFELALTLLRQGGLILVDNVLWHGAVIDESAQDDETTALRAFNLRFRDDARVELCLLPFADGLTFAVKR
- a CDS encoding FAD-binding oxidoreductase: MSRRLFISGTAAVAGGAAAGISVPDASAGTPLPGTLSDAVVVTPANQQYPDLITGMNQRWVARPEAIHLVSTTEQVVAAVQYAVRAGKRVSLRSGGHCLEDFVYNPSVQVVLDLSGMNQIGFDAARNAFSVEPGATLLEVYEKLYSLWGVVVPGGICYSVGMGGHVAGGGWGLLCRKLGLIVDYLHAVEVVVVDAAGTARAVVATRDPADPHHDLWWAHTGGGGGNFGVVTRYWFRTPGATSRLPGEVLPKPPASVLLSAISWPWAAITPAAFSALLKNYSAYHVANSAPDNPRRALCSFLMVNHKSNGQIGLVTQVDATVPDADRMLEEWLTTMNRGVGVRPGALTTSMGEFSAMPQFAAPRRLPWLQATRFLGTTNPTVNDPTLRADFKSAYMRAVFPDRQIAALYKHFTSNAIDNPQAALVASGFGGAVSSVAAGATAFPHRAAAFKLLWQVWWSDRADDAKTVAWTRESYADVYSDTGAVPVPNAVTDGCYVNYADTDLSNPAFNRSSVPWYTLYYKENYPRLRQVKKRWDPRDVFRHGQSVQLP
- a CDS encoding MFS transporter; protein product: MADPVEAIRTRQPAAPLRMDAKQKRILTVLLGAQFMLAADFSIFTVALPVIGDNLGLGLSDLQWITTGFALPAAGLTLLFGRAADLVGRRRLFLAGIALLAIASLVGSFATGPGVLIAARVAQGVATAITVPSAMSLLTTSFPEGPLRRRALGINGALLGGGFTAGALLGGLLTGLLSWRWSFLINVPVAALLFAGALLFIRDASERSTVKLDVPGAVTVTAGLLALAYGITTAGHAGWGDAWVLVLLGTAVVLLVAFWFVEQRSPNPLVPVWVLKRRTVALANFGGVVTIAMATGISILMTLYMQEVLGYSAVVTGLALGGPGLLVILGGVLAPRSIGRFGSPRTLALSLLLQAVAFGALLLLGTDRVGVVLMVVALAVGFLGHAFSLVSYMVTATSGLADHDQGLATGLTTMSMQIGITLGIPVLSAVATARTGALAGTTGEREAVLGGLHAGTLVNAAVLVVSAVAVWAFLRHSNTTTERK
- a CDS encoding flavin reductase family protein, with translation MLRAKDDSRTGRSPPEAADHRRRAVGLRDCLGHFATGVTVVTVGTPGDAHGATVNAFVSVSLDPALVMVSLNRRSQLCARLEDSAFGVNILAARQRDLGLHFAGASAGADVPVEWEEFALAPRLRGCLGFLACSPWAVYEGGDHLLYVGEVRHFDHHDGEPLVFHRGAFRDLHGEPDPNAWAGSFDDPAAGPWQLYDLLQAGTPPPTDKD
- a CDS encoding 4-hydroxyphenylacetate 3-hydroxylase family protein, giving the protein MSLHQHTPALPADPAAVTRPMTGDEYLESLRDGRAVYIYGERVKDVTKHPAFRNSALMTARLYNALHDPDKHDVLTAPTDTGNDGYTHKFFRTPHTVEDLVGDREAIAEWARMTYGFMGRSPDYKAAFLGTLGANSDYYTPFQDNAKRWYRESQEKVLYWNHAIIHPPVDRHRPAEEVKDVFVHVEKETDAGLVVSGAKVVATGSAITNFNFISHYGLPLKERKFALVATVPMSSPGLKLICRPSYAATAAVMGSPFDYPLSSRLDENDTIFVLDKVLIPWENVFLYGDPEQVNDFAAKSGFLERLTFHGCVRLAVKIDFIAGLLLKAVEITGTKDFRGVQARVGEVIAWRNMFWALSDAAARNPQEWRNGALLPRLEYGMAYRWFMTIGYPRIKEIIEQDVAAGLIYVNSSAEDFRNPEIRPYLDKYVRGSNGYDAVNRVKVMKLLWDAIGTEFGGRHELYERNYSGNHEAIRIDMLMAQDADGQLDAYRGFADKCLEEYDLDGWRVPDLDSFPAVRESRNELLRRA